One Erythrobacter sp. SDW2 genomic region harbors:
- the bchO gene encoding alpha/beta fold hydrolase BchO, whose amino-acid sequence MTDRYPDWNRDGADWPNREHSRFIVNGGYRWHVQRMGPQGAPRCLLLHGTGAATHSWRDLVPLLAAGFEVLAMDLPGHGFTRSNFAKPVTLPGMAASVEALLEQEDFVPELIVGHSAGAAIGIQMLLASGRKVPLVGLNPALLPFPGLAAKLFPSLAQLLFANPLVSVIVARMMRAPTEPERFLKRATGSRLDAAGLRAYRALLTKSGHCDGAIRMMANWRLEDLQATLPRFAAPVLLVHASGDTAIPATAVQGAADLIPRARLVTMPGVGHLAHEERPRETSELISDFFDEVQ is encoded by the coding sequence ATGACCGACCGCTACCCAGACTGGAATCGCGACGGTGCCGACTGGCCCAATCGCGAACACAGCCGGTTCATCGTCAACGGCGGATATCGCTGGCACGTCCAGCGGATGGGGCCTCAAGGCGCGCCGCGCTGCCTGCTGCTGCACGGCACAGGCGCTGCGACGCATAGCTGGCGCGACCTGGTGCCGCTGCTGGCCGCGGGCTTCGAGGTTCTGGCGATGGACCTGCCGGGGCACGGCTTCACCCGTTCCAATTTTGCCAAGCCCGTGACGCTCCCGGGCATGGCTGCCTCGGTCGAAGCGCTGCTGGAGCAGGAGGACTTCGTCCCTGAGCTGATCGTCGGCCATTCCGCCGGCGCGGCCATCGGTATCCAGATGCTGCTCGCCAGCGGCCGCAAGGTGCCGCTGGTCGGGCTCAACCCCGCCCTGCTGCCCTTTCCTGGGTTGGCGGCCAAGCTGTTCCCCTCGCTGGCGCAGTTGCTGTTCGCCAATCCGCTGGTTTCGGTGATTGTCGCCCGGATGATGCGCGCGCCTACGGAGCCCGAGCGATTCCTGAAAAGGGCAACAGGATCACGCCTCGATGCGGCAGGATTGCGAGCCTATCGCGCCCTGCTCACCAAGTCGGGCCATTGCGACGGCGCAATCCGGATGATGGCCAACTGGCGGCTGGAGGATTTGCAGGCCACCTTGCCCCGCTTCGCCGCGCCGGTGCTGCTGGTCCATGCCAGTGGCGACACCGCCATCCCTGCGACGGCGGTGCAGGGAGCAGCCGATCTCATTCCCCGTGCCCGGCTTGTCACCATGCCGGGGGTTGGGCATCTTGCCCATGAGGAACGTCCCCGCGAGACGTCAGAACTTATCTCGGATTTCTTCGACGAGGTGCAATGA
- a CDS encoding VWA domain-containing protein: protein MSEAPVLDPGLADAILATSLFLKGPLRFGGIVLRGFGPARDVLVDQVVARLAVARPVAKLPINADAELMAGGIDLPATLASGTRILRPGLLERLAGGVLLVPMAERLEPGIAAQLAQAVDRGELALLLLDDGIEPDEAPPPALLERAAFHCDLTRADTLEFAVEAGAAASVRAPTGRQRKALAGSAAALGIASIRPVLFAEQAARHHAAFRGAGKIEDGDLAAAVRLVLAPRATRMPKEPDQASPPPQPESALDESGESSTPPPSPEDLPLEDLLLAAAAASIPPHVLDLMQQGALREGRGQAGRSGQKQKSARRGRPLGSRPGMPGQGRRLALVDTLRAAAPWQGLRRAMAGGNDTGRLHIRTDDLHIRRFEQRRESLTIFVVDASGSSALARLAEAKGAVELMLAQAHVKRSQVALIAFRKSGAEVLLAPTRSLTRARRALGALPGGGGTPLAAGLREALVMADSAQKRGLTPTIALLTDGKANVTLDGEADRPRAAAEVEQWARAIALSGHLSVVIDIAPRPREEAAALAAVLRGTYLALPHARSAAMVEAIETVASAQGR, encoded by the coding sequence TTGAGCGAGGCGCCGGTCCTCGATCCGGGGCTGGCGGATGCTATCCTTGCCACATCGCTGTTCCTGAAAGGCCCGCTGCGCTTCGGCGGCATCGTGCTGCGCGGCTTCGGCCCGGCGCGTGATGTGCTGGTCGATCAAGTCGTCGCGAGATTGGCGGTGGCACGCCCCGTTGCCAAACTGCCCATCAATGCGGATGCAGAGCTTATGGCAGGCGGGATCGACCTGCCCGCTACGCTGGCGAGTGGCACCCGGATCTTGCGCCCCGGCCTGCTCGAACGGCTCGCGGGCGGGGTTCTGCTTGTGCCGATGGCCGAACGGCTCGAACCCGGCATCGCCGCACAGCTGGCGCAAGCGGTCGATCGCGGCGAACTGGCGCTGCTGCTGCTCGACGACGGGATCGAGCCGGACGAAGCCCCACCTCCTGCGCTGCTGGAGCGCGCGGCGTTCCACTGCGACCTGACCCGCGCCGATACGCTGGAGTTTGCGGTGGAAGCTGGCGCTGCGGCATCGGTCCGCGCGCCGACTGGCCGCCAGCGCAAGGCGCTCGCCGGTAGCGCGGCGGCTCTGGGCATCGCCTCGATCCGCCCCGTGCTGTTTGCCGAGCAGGCGGCGCGGCATCATGCGGCCTTCCGCGGCGCGGGTAAGATCGAGGATGGGGACCTTGCCGCAGCGGTGCGACTGGTGCTGGCCCCGCGTGCGACCCGAATGCCGAAGGAGCCGGACCAAGCCTCGCCCCCGCCACAGCCCGAAAGCGCGCTTGACGAAAGCGGGGAGAGCAGCACTCCTCCCCCTTCGCCAGAGGACCTGCCGCTCGAAGACCTCCTTCTCGCCGCCGCCGCCGCCTCGATCCCGCCGCATGTGCTCGACCTGATGCAGCAGGGTGCCTTGCGCGAAGGGCGCGGGCAGGCCGGAAGGAGCGGGCAGAAGCAGAAGTCGGCCCGGCGCGGGCGGCCGCTCGGTTCGCGGCCCGGCATGCCGGGGCAGGGGCGTCGGCTGGCGCTGGTCGATACGCTGCGCGCCGCTGCGCCCTGGCAGGGCCTGCGCCGCGCCATGGCGGGCGGTAATGACACCGGGCGGCTGCACATCCGTACCGATGACCTCCACATCCGCCGCTTCGAGCAGCGCCGAGAGAGCCTGACGATCTTTGTTGTCGATGCCTCGGGCTCCTCTGCCCTCGCGCGACTGGCCGAAGCCAAGGGCGCGGTCGAGCTGATGCTGGCGCAGGCGCATGTGAAGCGGTCGCAGGTCGCGCTGATCGCCTTTCGCAAGAGCGGGGCAGAGGTGCTGCTCGCCCCCACGCGCTCACTCACCCGCGCGCGGCGGGCTCTGGGGGCGCTGCCGGGCGGGGGTGGTACGCCGCTCGCGGCAGGCCTCAGGGAAGCGCTGGTGATGGCCGACAGCGCGCAGAAGCGCGGCCTCACACCGACCATCGCGCTGCTGACCGACGGCAAGGCCAATGTCACGCTTGACGGCGAGGCCGATCGCCCGCGCGCCGCCGCCGAGGTCGAGCAGTGGGCGCGAGCGATTGCGCTGTCCGGACACCTGAGCGTGGTCATCGATATCGCGCCCCGCCCACGCGAGGAAGCTGCCGCGCTGGCTGCCGTCCTGCGCGGGACCTATCTGGCGCTGCCGCACGCCCGCAGCGCGGCGATGGTTGAGGCGATCGAGACCGTGGCCTCGGCGCAAGGCAGATGA
- the bchI gene encoding magnesium chelatase ATPase subunit I, producing the protein MSAFPFSAIVGQEEMKLALLVAAVDGRIGGVMIFGDRGTGKSTAARALAAALPPIQAVEGCRYHCAPENRGSCPDCCTSKRSVEIAVPFVDLPLGSTEDRVLGTLDLEKALSTGEKHFEPGLLAKAHRGFLYIDEINLLEDHVVDLLLDVAASGENLVEREGLSVRHDARFVLVGSGNPEEGELRPQLLDRFGLSVEVRTPQDLDQRVEIMRRCDAQERDAKRFTAKWADEDAAVLATIAAAKKSLKSVRTSPKMLRSTASICQAVGADGLRGELTLMRAARALAALEGTKSVTLDHLTRMAPLALRHRLRRDVLDETGSTVRIERALEELFG; encoded by the coding sequence ATGAGTGCATTCCCGTTCAGCGCCATCGTCGGCCAGGAAGAGATGAAGCTGGCCCTGCTGGTGGCGGCGGTGGACGGGCGGATCGGCGGGGTGATGATCTTCGGCGATCGCGGAACGGGCAAATCCACCGCCGCCCGCGCGCTCGCCGCGGCGCTGCCGCCGATCCAGGCGGTGGAGGGGTGCCGCTATCACTGTGCGCCGGAAAATCGTGGCTCCTGCCCCGATTGCTGCACCTCGAAGCGCAGCGTCGAGATTGCCGTGCCCTTCGTCGACCTGCCGCTGGGTTCGACCGAGGACCGGGTGCTTGGCACGCTCGATCTCGAGAAAGCGCTGTCGACCGGCGAGAAGCATTTCGAGCCCGGCCTGCTCGCCAAGGCGCACCGCGGTTTCCTCTATATCGACGAGATCAACCTGCTGGAGGATCACGTCGTCGACCTGCTGCTCGATGTCGCCGCCTCGGGCGAGAATCTGGTCGAGCGCGAGGGGCTGAGTGTGCGGCACGATGCGCGCTTCGTGCTGGTCGGCAGCGGCAACCCGGAGGAAGGCGAGTTGCGCCCGCAATTGCTCGACCGGTTCGGCCTCTCGGTCGAAGTCCGCACGCCGCAGGACCTCGACCAGCGGGTCGAGATCATGCGCCGCTGCGATGCGCAGGAGCGTGACGCGAAAAGGTTTACCGCCAAATGGGCAGACGAGGATGCAGCTGTGCTGGCCACGATCGCGGCCGCCAAGAAGTCGCTCAAGTCGGTCAGAACCTCGCCTAAAATGCTGCGCAGCACTGCGTCAATCTGCCAGGCGGTAGGCGCTGACGGACTGCGCGGGGAGCTGACGCTGATGCGAGCGGCGCGGGCGCTGGCGGCGCTGGAGGGCACGAAGTCCGTCACGCTCGACCATCTCACCCGCATGGCCCCGCTGGCGCTGCGCCATCGGCTGCGGCGCGACGTGCTCGACGAAACCGGCTCGACCGTGCGGATCGAGCGGGCGCTGGAAGAGCTGTTCGGTTGA
- a CDS encoding MFS transporter yields the protein MAGSSHHISTQLRWALFTTLCVAGVFNAMDRPIIAILKPNMMADFGWTDTDFGDLAAVTQFSAAFAFLFTGWLVDRLGVHRSMQLGASAWSLAAMAHGWAVTTAQVVAARVGLGVTEAVQTPLTIKTVATLFEPDRRSLAFGFATLLAGAGTIAMPFVIPALALAVGWRGALMVGGIGGFISLAAWMFLARGLSQLRQSTIEATDEHPAGDSGSYGNILTNRQTWGIVVAKALSDMTWWFINFWLADYYRKEFSLTTLDLAVPLAIAFAGSGFGALLAGWVSTRLLEKGWSVNRVRKTVMLVSALVVAPLPLVMGLDSYWPVAIMIGVVMAGHQGFSLSIFSTITDVVPNAKVARVTAFGAFMGNMGGVAISLVAGRVLDAGLGFVPLFVFAASSYLLALAWFHLFIPVIRRNEGALAVAD from the coding sequence ATGGCTGGTTCGTCGCACCATATCTCCACCCAGCTGCGCTGGGCGCTGTTCACCACGCTGTGCGTGGCGGGGGTGTTCAACGCGATGGATCGCCCGATCATCGCCATTCTCAAGCCCAACATGATGGCGGACTTCGGCTGGACCGATACCGACTTCGGCGATCTTGCGGCGGTGACGCAGTTCTCCGCTGCGTTTGCCTTCCTGTTCACCGGCTGGCTGGTCGACCGGCTGGGGGTGCACCGCTCGATGCAACTGGGCGCTTCGGCCTGGAGCCTGGCGGCGATGGCGCACGGCTGGGCCGTGACCACCGCACAGGTGGTGGCGGCGCGCGTCGGCCTGGGGGTGACCGAGGCTGTCCAGACTCCGCTGACGATCAAGACCGTCGCAACCCTGTTCGAGCCCGACCGGCGTTCGCTCGCTTTCGGCTTTGCCACGCTGCTGGCGGGGGCAGGGACCATTGCGATGCCGTTCGTCATCCCGGCGCTGGCGCTGGCGGTGGGCTGGCGCGGAGCACTCATGGTCGGTGGGATCGGCGGATTCATCTCGCTCGCCGCGTGGATGTTTCTCGCCCGGGGCCTCTCGCAATTGCGGCAGAGCACAATCGAGGCGACCGACGAGCATCCCGCGGGTGACAGCGGAAGCTATGGCAATATCCTCACCAACCGTCAGACCTGGGGCATCGTCGTGGCCAAGGCGCTGTCGGACATGACCTGGTGGTTCATCAACTTCTGGCTGGCGGATTACTATCGCAAGGAATTCAGCCTGACGACGCTTGACCTGGCAGTGCCGCTGGCGATTGCTTTTGCCGGATCGGGGTTCGGCGCGTTGCTGGCCGGCTGGGTCTCGACCCGGCTGCTGGAGAAGGGCTGGAGCGTCAACCGTGTGCGCAAGACAGTGATGCTGGTCTCGGCGCTGGTGGTCGCGCCCTTGCCGCTGGTGATGGGGCTCGACAGTTACTGGCCGGTAGCCATCATGATCGGGGTGGTCATGGCCGGACACCAGGGCTTCTCGCTGTCGATCTTCTCGACCATCACCGATGTTGTGCCCAACGCCAAGGTCGCGCGGGTGACCGCGTTCGGTGCTTTCATGGGCAATATGGGCGGGGTCGCGATCAGCCTGGTGGCGGGCCGTGTGCTCGACGCGGGGCTGGGCTTCGTGCCGCTGTTCGTCTTTGCGGCCAGTTCCTACCTGCTCGCGCTGGCGTGGTTCCACCTGTTCATCCCGGTCATCCGCCGCAACGAGGGAGCGCTCGCGGTCGCGGATTGA
- a CDS encoding TonB-dependent receptor, with product MRDLRNRAVRALALSTSALGLLASTTAYAQEADETEGEGINVIVVTAQKVAEDVQDVPISITAVTSERLEATGTTSLEGLTQLVPSVTFRKGTTSANSAIVMRGVGTITFSIAAEPSVSTVVDGVVLSRSGQAFMDLVDADRLEVLRGPQGTLFGKNASAGLVNIVSKGGTDELEGTVRAEWFEGDEYRLRGSLSGPLGGDLSGRVTGFYGSYDGNIRNIATGEDVNGYEHYGARGLLDYDGDGATLRFIADYFQADDDCCADITTVSRGATLDAELGLPGGVAQGLDQRFVNHNLVTRTKDKQWSLTASGDFDVFESHTFSLIAGYRNWKNREIREGDFLPRPIVGTAQLHDDGTVKTQQYSLEARLASDQSQPFFYQVGAFWWKSDNQQVFTREVISCASSTSPIDPVSGARPCNLADTVNTIFPTATSDSDVNSKNFALFGQATYRFSDMFALTGGLRYTWDDLDYVHTRAPGVNAATGLPATGPGVSGNPAGGTIASGGNGTNTSAGSSSNGNLSGKAVLQFTPSDDVMLYGSYTRGYKGPAFNVFFNHTAPTNAVPIDEETSDAFEIGLKSQFADNRVQLNLAAFSVEYDGFQANNFVLLNGATVTNLTNAGTVKSQGFEADLLAVPVDGLTLRASAAYADAKVKKFNPNPLTNAPDARDGTRLPLAPEFVYTLGASYETDLAGFKLYIDTDFRHVSQQFSDLGEQGLIDPYGMWNASIGFSDQDDKYRLTFVVRNITDESYALLNVGNGQRLQIPRDADRYVGVTLRAGF from the coding sequence ATGAGAGATTTGCGGAACCGCGCCGTGCGTGCGCTGGCCTTGTCGACGAGCGCGCTCGGCCTTCTCGCTTCCACCACCGCCTATGCCCAGGAGGCTGACGAGACTGAAGGCGAGGGGATCAATGTGATCGTGGTGACCGCGCAGAAGGTCGCCGAAGACGTGCAGGACGTGCCGATCTCGATCACCGCAGTGACCTCGGAACGGCTGGAAGCCACCGGTACCACCAGCCTCGAAGGGCTGACCCAGCTGGTCCCCTCGGTCACCTTCCGCAAGGGCACCACCAGTGCCAACAGCGCCATCGTGATGCGCGGCGTGGGCACCATCACTTTCTCCATCGCCGCCGAGCCAAGCGTTTCGACGGTGGTCGATGGCGTGGTGCTGAGTCGTTCGGGCCAGGCGTTCATGGACTTGGTCGATGCCGACCGTCTCGAAGTGCTGCGCGGGCCACAAGGCACGCTGTTCGGCAAGAACGCCAGCGCCGGCCTCGTCAACATCGTCTCCAAGGGCGGCACCGATGAGCTGGAAGGAACCGTCCGCGCAGAATGGTTCGAAGGCGACGAATACCGCCTGCGCGGTTCGCTCTCGGGCCCGCTCGGCGGTGACCTGTCAGGCCGTGTCACCGGCTTCTACGGCAGCTATGACGGCAACATCCGCAACATCGCCACTGGCGAGGATGTCAACGGCTACGAACACTACGGTGCGCGCGGCCTGCTCGACTATGACGGCGATGGTGCAACGCTGCGCTTCATCGCCGACTATTTCCAGGCCGACGACGATTGCTGTGCCGACATCACCACCGTCAGCCGCGGCGCCACGCTCGATGCGGAGCTCGGCCTGCCCGGCGGCGTTGCGCAGGGCCTCGACCAGCGCTTCGTCAACCACAACCTCGTCACGCGAACGAAGGACAAGCAGTGGAGCCTGACCGCATCGGGCGATTTCGATGTCTTCGAAAGCCATACCTTCAGCCTGATCGCCGGTTACCGCAACTGGAAGAACCGCGAAATCCGCGAAGGCGACTTCCTGCCGCGCCCGATCGTCGGAACGGCGCAGCTGCACGATGACGGTACGGTCAAGACCCAGCAGTACTCGCTCGAAGCCCGGCTGGCATCGGATCAGTCGCAACCGTTTTTCTACCAGGTCGGCGCGTTCTGGTGGAAGTCGGACAACCAGCAGGTCTTCACCCGCGAAGTGATCAGCTGCGCCAGCTCGACCTCGCCGATCGATCCGGTCAGTGGGGCACGCCCGTGCAACCTGGCGGACACCGTCAACACCATCTTCCCGACTGCCACATCGGACAGCGACGTGAATTCGAAGAACTTCGCGCTGTTCGGGCAGGCGACCTACCGCTTCAGTGACATGTTCGCGCTGACCGGCGGGTTGCGCTACACTTGGGACGATCTCGATTACGTCCACACCCGTGCGCCTGGCGTCAATGCCGCCACCGGGCTTCCGGCGACGGGCCCGGGTGTTTCGGGCAATCCGGCCGGCGGCACTATCGCCAGCGGCGGCAATGGCACCAACACTTCGGCCGGATCGAGCAGCAACGGCAATCTCTCGGGCAAGGCGGTGCTGCAGTTCACGCCGTCGGACGATGTCATGCTCTACGGCAGCTATACCCGCGGGTACAAGGGGCCGGCGTTCAACGTTTTCTTCAACCACACCGCCCCGACCAATGCGGTGCCGATCGACGAGGAAACCTCCGACGCGTTCGAAATCGGCCTCAAGTCGCAGTTTGCCGACAACCGGGTCCAACTCAACCTCGCGGCCTTCTCCGTCGAGTATGACGGGTTCCAGGCCAACAACTTCGTGCTGCTCAACGGCGCGACTGTGACCAACCTGACCAACGCCGGGACGGTCAAGAGCCAGGGCTTCGAAGCCGACCTGCTGGCGGTTCCGGTCGACGGACTGACGCTGCGCGCCAGCGCGGCCTATGCCGATGCCAAGGTCAAGAAGTTCAACCCGAACCCGCTGACCAACGCACCTGACGCACGTGACGGTACCCGGCTGCCGCTGGCGCCGGAGTTCGTATACACGCTGGGTGCCAGCTATGAGACCGACCTTGCCGGTTTCAAGCTCTATATCGACACGGACTTCCGCCATGTCAGCCAGCAGTTCTCCGACCTCGGCGAGCAGGGCCTGATCGATCCCTATGGCATGTGGAACGCCTCGATCGGCTTCTCCGACCAGGACGACAAGTATCGCCTGACCTTCGTGGTCCGCAACATCACCGATGAAAGCTACGCCCTGCTTAACGTGGGCAACGGCCAGCGCCTGCAGATCCCGCGTGACGCGGACCGCTATGTCGGCGTGACGCTGCGGGCCGGCTTCTGA
- a CDS encoding alpha-glucosidase → MQLAFSAISNGFELRLGGHIVLRHTELCPAVVIARGQPDVAMVRGNFSISDTLRDMIEPIGWREVDSGIELLDGESVAARLALDGNVLRVSAVDPAHDRIALRFHAESGEAVWGGGEQMSYLALNGRRFPMWTSEPGVGRDKSTELTRLMDAEGMAGGDYWNTNYPQPTFLTSRWLAVHLGESSYSVLDFSDPTQHVVEVWRNTARFEFFAADGPKVLVSQLSTHFGRQPELPDWAIGGAIVGLKSGDSSFERLEKFVAAGAAISGLWCEDWAGIRQTSFGRRLFWDWHLGERSAERFPDLEARIAELATRDIRFLAYVNPYLAVDGELFAEAAAGGHFCFNRDSDEPHLVDFGEFDCGVLDFTREETRAWFAERIIGREMLDRGVAGWMADFGEYLPTDLRLADGSDPMEAHNRYPVRWAEVNARAVAGRGKTGEAVFFMRAGFSGVQAHCPLLWAGDQCVDFTRHDGIGTVITAALSAGLVGNAYSHSDCGGYTSLHGHVRTEELLMRWCELAAFAPVMRSHEGNRPDDNLQYDSTPELLACFARWSRVHAHLAPYVRTLCREAARTGLPLQRPLFLEYPDDPALFALQDQYLYGGDLLVAPVIEEGVDRREVVLPGDRPWRYCWNGDDFAPGTHTVLAPIGAPPVFYRPDSAHAPLFAGLAEVLGQ, encoded by the coding sequence GTGCAACTGGCCTTTTCTGCCATTTCCAACGGGTTCGAGCTGCGGCTGGGCGGCCATATCGTGCTGCGTCACACCGAATTGTGTCCTGCGGTAGTCATCGCTCGCGGACAGCCCGACGTGGCGATGGTGCGCGGCAACTTCTCCATCTCCGACACGCTGCGTGACATGATCGAGCCAATCGGGTGGCGGGAGGTTGATAGCGGGATCGAACTGCTGGATGGCGAAAGCGTTGCAGCCCGTTTGGCCTTGGACGGCAATGTCCTGCGGGTCTCCGCTGTCGATCCGGCGCATGATCGTATCGCCCTGCGCTTCCATGCCGAATCCGGCGAGGCGGTCTGGGGCGGCGGAGAGCAGATGAGCTACCTCGCCTTGAATGGCCGCCGCTTTCCGATGTGGACCAGTGAGCCGGGGGTGGGGCGCGACAAGTCGACCGAGCTGACCCGGCTGATGGACGCCGAGGGCATGGCGGGCGGCGATTACTGGAACACCAACTATCCGCAGCCGACCTTCCTCACGTCGCGCTGGCTGGCAGTGCATCTGGGCGAGAGCAGCTACAGCGTGCTCGACTTCAGCGATCCGACCCAGCATGTGGTCGAGGTGTGGCGCAACACCGCGCGGTTCGAGTTCTTTGCTGCCGACGGGCCTAAAGTGCTGGTGTCCCAACTCTCGACCCACTTCGGCCGCCAGCCCGAATTGCCCGACTGGGCCATCGGCGGGGCCATCGTGGGGCTGAAATCGGGTGACAGCAGTTTCGAGCGGCTCGAGAAGTTCGTTGCAGCAGGAGCAGCCATTTCCGGCCTGTGGTGCGAGGATTGGGCAGGCATCCGCCAGACCAGCTTCGGCCGGCGGCTGTTCTGGGACTGGCATCTGGGAGAGCGCAGCGCCGAGCGCTTCCCCGATCTCGAAGCGCGGATTGCCGAGCTGGCGACGCGCGACATCCGTTTCCTCGCCTATGTGAACCCCTATCTCGCGGTCGATGGCGAGCTTTTCGCCGAAGCGGCAGCGGGCGGACACTTCTGCTTCAATCGCGACAGCGACGAGCCGCACCTGGTCGATTTCGGCGAGTTCGACTGCGGCGTGCTCGATTTCACCCGCGAGGAAACCCGCGCCTGGTTTGCCGAGCGGATCATCGGGCGCGAAATGCTCGATCGCGGCGTCGCCGGGTGGATGGCCGATTTCGGGGAGTACCTGCCCACCGATTTGCGGCTGGCCGACGGCTCCGACCCGATGGAGGCGCACAACCGCTATCCGGTTCGGTGGGCCGAAGTGAATGCCCGAGCGGTTGCCGGTCGGGGCAAGACCGGCGAGGCAGTGTTCTTCATGCGCGCGGGCTTTTCCGGCGTGCAGGCGCACTGCCCCTTGCTCTGGGCAGGCGATCAGTGCGTCGACTTCACCCGCCACGACGGGATCGGCACGGTGATCACCGCGGCGCTGTCGGCGGGGTTGGTTGGCAATGCCTACAGCCATTCCGATTGCGGCGGCTATACCTCGCTCCATGGGCATGTCCGCACCGAAGAGCTGCTGATGCGCTGGTGCGAGCTGGCCGCCTTCGCACCGGTGATGCGGAGCCATGAAGGCAACCGCCCCGACGACAATCTGCAATACGACAGCACGCCCGAACTGCTCGCCTGCTTCGCCCGCTGGAGCCGGGTGCACGCCCATCTCGCGCCCTATGTGCGCACCCTGTGCCGCGAAGCGGCCCGGACCGGACTGCCGCTGCAGCGCCCCCTGTTTCTCGAGTATCCAGATGATCCGGCGCTGTTTGCGCTGCAGGACCAGTATCTCTACGGCGGTGACCTGCTGGTGGCACCGGTGATCGAGGAAGGTGTGGACCGGCGCGAAGTCGTTTTGCCGGGAGATCGACCCTGGCGGTACTGCTGGAACGGCGACGACTTCGCGCCCGGGACGCATACCGTCCTCGCCCCGATCGGAGCGCCGCCTGTGTTCTATCGCCCCGACAGCGCCCATGCGCCGCTGTTCGCCGGGCTTGCCGAGGTGCTGGGACAATGA
- a CDS encoding LacI family DNA-binding transcriptional regulator: MSERSNIRDVAERAGVAVKTVSRLLNGHPYVRAETREKIERAMKELDFRPSVAARILSGAKSNQVALIYDNHSPYYMFQIQTGCWDACKARGIRLIAQPVDVEDPDVGEQVRGLVMETHVDGIILSSPVTDCEAVLATLDTLDIPFVRISPGTNHALTSSVFMDDAQAADDMTSLLINKGHRRIGFIKGHPNHMASDERLFGYRRALDRAGISFEPGLVHDGEFDVESGIRAGGELLDLPEPPTAIFASNDDMAAGVLAVAHERNIEVPRDLSVVGFDDTPLARTVYPPLTTIHQPMAELARTATEILVSGGDIKHQRLPHQLVERASVAPPKGYE, translated from the coding sequence ATGAGCGAGCGATCGAATATCCGCGATGTGGCAGAACGCGCCGGGGTGGCGGTCAAGACCGTCAGCCGCCTGCTCAACGGCCATCCCTATGTCCGCGCCGAAACCCGCGAGAAGATCGAACGGGCGATGAAGGAACTCGACTTTCGGCCCAGCGTCGCGGCCCGCATCCTGTCGGGCGCGAAGTCCAACCAGGTCGCGCTGATCTATGACAATCACAGCCCCTATTACATGTTCCAGATCCAGACCGGATGCTGGGACGCCTGCAAGGCGCGGGGCATCCGGCTGATCGCCCAGCCGGTCGATGTCGAGGACCCCGATGTGGGCGAGCAGGTGCGCGGGCTGGTGATGGAAACCCATGTCGACGGGATCATCCTGTCCTCGCCCGTCACCGATTGCGAGGCTGTGCTGGCAACGCTCGACACGCTCGACATCCCCTTCGTCCGCATCTCGCCCGGCACCAACCACGCCCTGACCAGTTCGGTGTTCATGGACGATGCCCAGGCCGCCGACGACATGACCAGCCTGCTGATCAACAAGGGCCATCGGCGGATCGGCTTCATCAAGGGCCATCCCAACCACATGGCCAGCGACGAGCGCCTGTTCGGCTATCGCCGCGCGCTCGACCGGGCGGGCATTTCCTTCGAGCCGGGGCTCGTTCACGACGGCGAATTCGACGTCGAAAGCGGCATCAGGGCGGGCGGCGAACTGCTCGACTTGCCCGAACCGCCGACCGCGATCTTCGCTTCCAATGACGATATGGCGGCGGGCGTGCTGGCAGTGGCCCATGAGCGCAATATCGAAGTGCCCCGCGACCTGTCCGTGGTCGGCTTCGACGACACGCCATTGGCCCGCACGGTTTATCCGCCGCTGACGACAATCCACCAGCCGATGGCGGAGCTTGCCCGCACGGCGACCGAGATTCTCGTTTCCGGCGGCGACATCAAACACCAGCGCCTGCCCCACCAACTTGTCGAACGCGCATCCGTCGCGCCACCGAAGGGATACGAATGA